A single region of the Arthrobacter sp. PAMC25564 genome encodes:
- a CDS encoding winged helix-turn-helix domain-containing protein: MNAESPLAEPPVPPAAKRRQRPEEKVEITDPKAIRALAHAARLEVISELYSTQASRTATELAAQTGLTPSAMSYHLRALQKWGIVVPAATAGDARERRWKAAGTDFSINSGGGVASPEFAVLDLELDAFRRRVKAYARSRDEQRGRRQRGEPADPSSVVLASNLLYLTAEQRAELTEKLFALLRGYELEDPGHIPEGAQRMATMWSMIPDDRGNTSAGPSSGPSGSDGGST; this comes from the coding sequence GTGAATGCAGAATCCCCACTGGCGGAGCCCCCGGTTCCCCCGGCCGCCAAACGCAGGCAGCGCCCGGAAGAAAAAGTGGAAATCACCGACCCGAAGGCGATCCGGGCGCTGGCCCACGCCGCCCGGCTGGAGGTCATCTCCGAGCTGTATTCCACCCAGGCCAGCCGGACCGCCACCGAACTCGCCGCCCAGACCGGGCTGACTCCCAGTGCCATGAGCTACCACCTGAGGGCCCTGCAGAAATGGGGCATCGTGGTGCCCGCGGCCACCGCGGGGGACGCCCGCGAACGGCGCTGGAAAGCCGCCGGCACGGACTTCAGCATTAACTCCGGCGGGGGAGTGGCCAGCCCGGAATTCGCGGTCCTCGATCTTGAACTCGACGCCTTCCGCCGCCGCGTCAAGGCCTACGCCAGGTCCCGCGATGAACAGCGCGGGCGGCGCCAGCGCGGTGAACCGGCGGACCCGTCCTCCGTGGTGCTGGCCAGCAATCTGCTGTACCTGACAGCGGAGCAGCGGGCCGAGCTGACGGAGAAACTGTTCGCGCTGTTGCGCGGGTATGAGCTCGAGGACCCCGGCCACATTCCCGAGGGTGCGCAGCGCATGGCGACCATGTGGTCGATGATTCCGGATGACCGCGGCAACACCTCCGCCGGCCCCTCTTCCGGCCCTTCGGGGAGCGACGGCGGCAGCACCTGA
- the topA gene encoding type I DNA topoisomerase: MPSKAKTGKKLVIVESPAKSKTIAKYLGEGFIVEASIGHIRDLPQPSELPAELKKSSVGKFAVDIDNDFKPYYVVSADKKKKVAELKAQLKDADALYLATDGDREGEAIAWHLLEVLKPKVPVYRMTFGEITKEAIHRAMDNLRDVDQDLVDAQETRRVLDRLYGYEISPVLWRKVARGLSAGRVQSVVTRMVVDRERERMAFKAASYWDLTGQFGAGTASFKAKLAAVDGAKVASGRDFNDNGELTSRNVVHVNEELATALAAGLQDADFRVRSVDTKPYTRRPAAPFTTSTLQQEAGRKLRFTSKSTMQVAQRLYENGYITYMRTDSSALSNEAVTAARRQASELYGPEYVPASPRVYTGKAANAQEAHEAIRPAGDSFRTPAQVAKQLSGDEFRLYELIWKRTVASQMADAKGSTATIRLGAVAAGGAADGRDAEFSASGTVITFPGFLAAYEEGKDESRGDDESEEARRLPNVAKDDALTASEIVAVGHETSPPPRFTEASLTAELEKKGIGRPSTYASTISTIQDRGYVRKQGSALVPSWIAFSVVRLLEQHFKDYVDYEFTADMEADLDKIANGQAAGPAWLKHFYFGGDSEPGLLSIVNNLGEIDAREINSIPITEGITLRVGKFGPYLESSVPTVDPKTGELVESARANVPEDLAPDELTAAKAVELMETAAPEERVLGADPHTGHTVVAKNGRYGAYVTEVIPEMTEEQLANQPVEYYKNGKPKPPKKPVKAKPRTGSLFASMSVETITLDEALQLMSLPRVLGQDAEGNPITVQNGRFGPYLKKGTDSRSIGSEEEIFTITLEAALEIYSQPKQRGARAAVPPLAEFGPDPVSEKNIVVKEGRFGPYITDGITNITVPRSTALEELTREQAVELLAEKRARGPVKRTTTARKAPVRKAAAKK, from the coding sequence GTGCCAAGCAAGGCCAAAACCGGCAAGAAACTCGTGATCGTAGAGTCTCCCGCCAAGAGCAAGACCATCGCCAAGTACCTCGGCGAGGGCTTCATCGTCGAGGCCTCCATCGGTCACATCCGCGACCTGCCGCAGCCCTCGGAGCTCCCCGCGGAACTGAAGAAGTCCTCGGTCGGCAAGTTCGCCGTCGACATCGACAACGACTTCAAGCCCTATTACGTGGTGTCCGCGGACAAGAAGAAGAAGGTCGCCGAGCTCAAGGCCCAGCTCAAGGATGCTGACGCTCTTTACCTCGCAACCGATGGGGACCGCGAGGGCGAGGCCATCGCGTGGCACCTGCTGGAGGTCCTCAAGCCCAAGGTCCCGGTCTACCGGATGACCTTCGGCGAAATCACCAAGGAAGCCATCCACCGCGCCATGGACAACCTGCGCGATGTGGACCAGGACCTCGTCGACGCGCAGGAAACCCGCCGCGTGCTGGACCGGCTCTATGGCTACGAGATTTCCCCGGTGCTCTGGCGCAAGGTGGCACGCGGCCTGTCCGCCGGCCGCGTCCAGTCCGTCGTGACCCGCATGGTGGTCGACCGCGAGCGTGAGCGCATGGCGTTCAAGGCCGCCTCCTACTGGGACCTCACGGGCCAGTTCGGCGCCGGCACTGCTTCCTTCAAAGCCAAGCTCGCGGCCGTCGACGGCGCCAAGGTGGCCAGCGGCCGCGACTTCAATGACAACGGCGAGCTCACCTCACGCAATGTTGTGCACGTCAACGAGGAACTCGCCACTGCACTGGCGGCAGGGCTGCAGGACGCCGATTTCCGCGTCCGCTCGGTTGACACCAAGCCGTACACCCGCCGCCCGGCAGCACCGTTCACGACCTCCACGCTGCAGCAGGAGGCAGGCCGCAAGCTGCGCTTCACCTCCAAGAGCACGATGCAGGTGGCCCAGCGGCTCTACGAAAACGGCTACATCACCTATATGCGTACGGACTCCTCCGCGCTGAGCAACGAAGCCGTGACGGCCGCGCGCCGCCAGGCCTCCGAGCTGTACGGCCCCGAGTACGTCCCGGCGTCGCCGCGGGTTTACACCGGCAAGGCGGCCAACGCGCAGGAAGCCCACGAGGCCATCCGCCCCGCCGGTGACTCCTTCCGCACCCCGGCCCAGGTGGCCAAGCAGCTCTCCGGCGACGAATTCCGGCTCTACGAGCTGATCTGGAAGCGGACCGTCGCCTCGCAGATGGCCGATGCCAAGGGATCCACCGCCACCATCCGCCTCGGCGCCGTGGCCGCAGGCGGGGCGGCCGATGGCCGGGACGCCGAATTCTCGGCCTCCGGCACCGTCATCACCTTCCCCGGCTTCCTCGCCGCCTACGAAGAAGGCAAGGACGAGAGCCGGGGCGACGACGAGTCCGAGGAAGCACGCCGGCTCCCGAACGTCGCCAAGGACGACGCGCTGACCGCCTCGGAGATCGTCGCCGTCGGGCACGAGACCTCCCCGCCGCCGCGCTTCACCGAAGCCTCGCTGACCGCGGAACTCGAAAAGAAGGGCATCGGCCGCCCGTCGACCTACGCCTCCACCATCTCCACGATCCAGGACCGCGGCTACGTCCGGAAGCAGGGCTCCGCGCTGGTCCCCAGCTGGATCGCGTTCTCCGTGGTCCGGCTGCTCGAGCAGCACTTCAAGGACTACGTGGACTATGAGTTCACGGCCGACATGGAAGCGGACCTGGACAAGATCGCCAACGGCCAGGCTGCCGGACCCGCCTGGCTCAAGCACTTCTACTTCGGCGGGGATTCCGAGCCCGGCCTGCTGAGCATCGTCAACAACCTTGGCGAGATCGACGCCCGAGAAATCAACTCGATTCCCATCACCGAGGGCATCACGCTGCGCGTCGGCAAATTCGGGCCGTACCTGGAAAGCTCCGTCCCGACGGTGGATCCCAAGACCGGCGAGCTCGTTGAATCCGCCCGCGCCAACGTTCCCGAGGACCTGGCCCCGGACGAGCTCACCGCGGCCAAGGCGGTCGAGCTGATGGAAACCGCGGCCCCCGAGGAGCGTGTGCTCGGCGCCGATCCGCACACCGGGCACACGGTCGTCGCCAAGAACGGCCGCTATGGCGCCTATGTCACCGAGGTCATCCCCGAGATGACCGAGGAACAGCTCGCCAACCAGCCGGTCGAGTACTACAAGAACGGCAAGCCCAAGCCGCCGAAAAAACCAGTCAAAGCCAAGCCGCGGACCGGGTCCCTGTTCGCCTCGATGAGCGTGGAGACCATCACCCTGGACGAAGCGCTGCAGCTGATGAGCCTGCCCCGGGTCCTCGGCCAGGACGCTGAAGGCAACCCCATCACGGTACAGAACGGCCGGTTCGGCCCGTACCTGAAGAAGGGCACGGATTCCCGGTCCATCGGCTCGGAAGAGGAAATCTTCACCATCACGCTGGAGGCGGCGCTGGAGATCTACTCCCAGCCCAAGCAGCGCGGGGCCCGGGCAGCGGTGCCGCCGCTGGCCGAGTTCGGTCCGGACCCGGTCTCGGAGAAGAACATCGTGGTGAAGGAAGGCCGCTTCGGCCCGTACATCACCGACGGCATCACCAACATCACCGTGCCCCGCAGCACCGCCCTGGAGGAGCTGACCCGCGAACAGGCCGTCGAACTCCTCGCCGAGAAGCGCGCGAGGGGCCCGGTCAAGCGCACCACGACGGCCCGCAAGGCCCCGGTCCGCAAAGCCGCCGCCAAGAAGTAG
- a CDS encoding SseB family protein has protein sequence MTEQPAPKDLQPLNDLEEKLARGEQPDANPVDVILAFLNNEVYVLSSDVLEGPDAQVEPLVLANSSGQPVLAVFSHPSRVAGQYLATAPNVLGTQGAAIIGSLGDELGMVINPGAAFGFEIDPEGVANIRRDFHPTEDSAGLPGGPSADDGGQA, from the coding sequence ATGACTGAACAGCCCGCTCCCAAGGACCTCCAGCCGCTGAACGACCTCGAAGAGAAGCTCGCCCGGGGTGAGCAGCCGGATGCCAACCCGGTGGATGTCATCCTCGCCTTCCTCAACAACGAGGTCTACGTGCTCAGCTCCGATGTGCTCGAAGGCCCCGACGCCCAGGTCGAACCGCTGGTGCTCGCGAACTCCTCCGGACAGCCGGTCCTGGCGGTGTTCTCGCACCCGAGCCGCGTCGCCGGGCAGTACCTGGCGACCGCCCCCAACGTGCTGGGCACCCAGGGTGCCGCGATCATCGGCAGCCTCGGGGATGAACTGGGGATGGTCATCAACCCGGGTGCCGCCTTCGGCTTCGAAATTGATCCGGAAGGCGTAGCCAACATCCGCCGGGACTTCCACCCGACCGAAGACTCCGCCGGGCTGCCGGGCGGGCCGTCCGCGGACGACGGCGGCCAGGCCTGA
- a CDS encoding Ppx/GppA family phosphatase, with protein sequence MRLGVLDIGSNTVHLLLVDAHPGARPVPFASHKRPLSLVQFLDADGNINDAGQHELIEFVLEAWEFAAKHKADDLLAFCTSAIREATNGPAVLARVKHETTVTLRELTGSEEASMTFFAVRRWYGWGAGPILDLDIGGGSFEMAYGHDELPELAMSVPLGASRLTRDWLPQDPPSARSVKELRRYIRATLKPAVRSFEKLGRANLVAGTSKTFRSLARIAGAAPSGAGPYVKRELFATDLGLWAQRISAMEVEDRLHLPGVSEARGPQLLAGALVAEAALELFGFPSLEICPWALREGLILRRLDQLVFDGPLEPAPHVLQAPPPELQSPGSPAPGVRPRVAPSRGHSATPAPWPDPQGGNQNGAVPA encoded by the coding sequence ATGCGTCTAGGCGTCCTCGACATCGGTTCCAACACCGTCCACCTCCTGCTGGTCGACGCCCATCCCGGCGCGCGCCCGGTGCCGTTCGCCTCGCACAAACGCCCGCTGTCCCTTGTGCAGTTCCTCGACGCGGACGGCAACATCAACGACGCCGGCCAGCATGAGCTGATCGAATTCGTCCTCGAGGCGTGGGAATTCGCGGCCAAGCACAAGGCCGATGACCTCCTGGCCTTCTGTACCTCGGCCATCCGTGAGGCCACCAACGGCCCGGCGGTGCTCGCCCGGGTGAAGCATGAAACCACCGTCACGCTCCGGGAGCTCACCGGCAGCGAAGAGGCATCGATGACGTTCTTCGCCGTCCGCCGCTGGTACGGCTGGGGCGCCGGGCCCATTCTGGACCTCGACATCGGCGGCGGCTCCTTCGAGATGGCCTACGGACACGACGAACTCCCCGAACTCGCGATGTCCGTCCCGCTCGGAGCGAGCCGGCTGACCCGGGACTGGCTTCCCCAGGATCCGCCCTCGGCCCGAAGCGTGAAGGAGCTGCGCCGCTACATCCGGGCGACGCTCAAGCCCGCCGTACGCAGCTTCGAGAAGCTCGGCCGGGCCAACCTCGTCGCGGGCACATCCAAGACGTTCCGCTCGCTGGCCCGGATTGCCGGCGCAGCCCCCAGCGGCGCCGGCCCGTACGTCAAGCGGGAGCTCTTCGCCACTGACCTGGGGCTATGGGCCCAGCGCATCTCGGCCATGGAGGTCGAGGACCGGCTGCACCTTCCCGGCGTCTCGGAGGCCCGCGGACCCCAGCTGTTGGCAGGAGCCCTGGTGGCGGAGGCCGCGCTGGAGCTGTTCGGGTTCCCGAGCCTGGAAATCTGCCCCTGGGCCCTGCGTGAGGGGCTTATTCTCCGCCGGCTGGACCAACTGGTCTTCGACGGCCCGCTGGAGCCGGCGCCGCACGTGCTCCAGGCCCCTCCGCCGGAGCTGCAGTCACCCGGAAGCCCGGCGCCCGGTGTGCGGCCGCGGGTTGCCCCGTCCCGCGGCCACTCCGCCACCCCGGCGCCGTGGCCGGATCCCCAAGGAGGAAACCAGAATGGCGCAGTACCTGCTTAG
- a CDS encoding YciI family protein, whose amino-acid sequence MAQYLLSIYQPAGPAPAPEVLEPIMRDVDAVNREMKAAGAWVFTAGLHPTDSATVVRPQGTGVLVTDGPFAEGKEHLGGFTVINAEDLDAALAWAGKLARATTLPVEVRPLQGTEASNG is encoded by the coding sequence ATGGCGCAGTACCTGCTTAGCATCTACCAGCCGGCCGGTCCCGCCCCCGCTCCGGAAGTCCTGGAACCCATCATGCGTGACGTCGATGCCGTGAACCGCGAAATGAAGGCCGCAGGGGCGTGGGTGTTTACGGCCGGGCTCCACCCCACGGACTCCGCCACCGTCGTGCGGCCGCAGGGAACCGGGGTATTGGTCACGGACGGCCCGTTCGCGGAGGGCAAGGAGCACCTCGGTGGCTTCACCGTCATCAACGCGGAGGACCTCGACGCCGCGCTCGCCTGGGCCGGAAAGCTGGCCCGGGCCACCACCCTTCCCGTCGAGGTGCGCCCCCTCCAGGGCACGGAGGCTTCGAACGGGTAA
- the proC gene encoding pyrroline-5-carboxylate reductase — MSNRIAFLGCGSMNEAILGGLIAGGTDPADIVATVRRAERAAELAQRHHGITAIAGAEEPENNKDAATGANVVILGVKPVGIADLAREISGSLSPDTIVISVAAAVSLAQLEAALPAGQPVIRTMPNTPARLGRGVVSVSPGTSCSAAQLQRAKDILSAVGTVVEVPEAQVDALSAISGSGPAYTFYLAEAMAAAGVELGLDPELSMLLARETVAGAGLMLTEPGADPAALRKAVTSPNGTTERAIATFDERGLPAIIADGARAAAARAAEITTQLA, encoded by the coding sequence ATGAGCAACCGAATCGCATTCCTGGGCTGTGGGTCAATGAACGAGGCAATTCTGGGCGGCCTGATCGCCGGGGGCACCGATCCGGCGGATATTGTCGCCACCGTCCGCCGCGCCGAACGGGCCGCCGAGCTTGCCCAGCGGCACCACGGCATCACCGCCATCGCCGGCGCCGAAGAGCCGGAAAACAATAAGGACGCAGCCACCGGCGCCAACGTCGTGATCCTGGGCGTCAAGCCCGTCGGAATCGCGGACCTTGCCCGCGAAATCAGCGGTTCGCTCTCGCCGGACACGATCGTCATCAGCGTTGCCGCGGCCGTGTCGCTGGCGCAGCTCGAGGCGGCACTTCCGGCCGGCCAGCCAGTGATCCGCACCATGCCCAACACCCCGGCCAGGCTCGGCCGCGGCGTCGTCTCAGTTTCGCCCGGGACCAGCTGCTCGGCCGCGCAGCTGCAGCGTGCCAAGGACATCCTGTCCGCCGTCGGCACTGTCGTTGAAGTCCCCGAAGCCCAGGTGGACGCGCTGTCCGCCATCAGCGGCTCGGGCCCGGCATACACGTTCTACCTGGCCGAGGCGATGGCGGCCGCCGGCGTCGAACTGGGCCTGGACCCGGAGCTGTCGATGCTGCTGGCCCGCGAAACCGTCGCCGGAGCCGGCCTCATGCTGACCGAGCCCGGCGCGGACCCGGCCGCGCTGCGCAAGGCGGTCACGAGCCCGAACGGCACCACCGAACGCGCGATTGCCACCTTCGATGAGCGCGGCCTGCCGGCGATCATCGCCGACGGCGCCCGCGCCGCCGCGGCCCGCGCCGCGGAGATCACGACGCAGCTCGCGTAG
- a CDS encoding TrkA family potassium uptake protein, which yields MASSSGAVNRPAHNAPVLVIGLGRFGASTAEQLVKQGREVLAIERDRSLVQKWASVLTHVVEADATNIDALRQLGAQEFSSAVCGVGTSIESSVLITVNLVDLGIEHLWVKAITPSHGKILTRIGANHVIYPEADAGVRAAHLVSGRMLDFIEFDDDFAIVKMYPPRETVGFTLEESKVRSKYGVTIVGVKSPGEDFTYARPETKVSARDMLIVSGHVDLLERFAARP from the coding sequence TTGGCTAGTTCCTCAGGCGCCGTCAACCGGCCCGCCCACAACGCCCCCGTGCTGGTGATCGGGCTGGGCCGCTTTGGCGCGTCCACCGCCGAACAGCTGGTCAAGCAGGGCCGCGAAGTGCTCGCCATCGAACGCGACCGGAGCCTGGTGCAGAAATGGGCCAGCGTCCTGACGCACGTCGTGGAGGCGGACGCCACCAACATCGATGCCCTCCGCCAGCTCGGCGCCCAGGAGTTCAGCTCCGCCGTCTGCGGGGTGGGCACCTCGATCGAGTCCTCCGTCCTGATCACGGTGAACCTCGTGGACCTCGGGATCGAACACCTCTGGGTCAAGGCCATCACGCCCTCGCACGGCAAGATCCTGACCCGGATCGGCGCCAACCATGTGATCTACCCGGAGGCCGACGCCGGCGTCCGCGCCGCCCACCTCGTGTCCGGGCGGATGCTGGACTTCATCGAGTTCGACGACGACTTCGCGATCGTCAAGATGTACCCGCCGCGCGAGACCGTGGGCTTCACCCTGGAGGAGTCCAAGGTCCGTTCCAAGTACGGGGTCACGATCGTGGGCGTGAAGTCCCCGGGCGAGGATTTCACCTACGCCCGGCCCGAGACCAAGGTCTCCGCACGGGACATGCTCATCGTTTCGGGCCACGTGGACCTGCTGGAGCGGTTCGCCGCCCGGCCGTAG
- a CDS encoding potassium transporter TrkG, whose amino-acid sequence MTQSQSRSKSPSSWHPGMPEQGDLWIFTRLRDFIDNIANTSPARLALTTFGVVILIFTTLLSLPAASATGQPTPLHQALFTAVSAVCVTGLTVVSTAVYWSFFGQLVILVGIFVGGLGTLTLASLLALMVSKKLGVRGKLIAQEAMNNAGRLGEVGTLLRIVIVTSVVIEGVLALALVSRFLTLGESFGQSVWHGVFYAISAFNNAGFTPHSDGIVPYETDLWILIPLMVGVFLGSLGFPVVMVLQQNGLRWKKWNLHTKLTIQVSLILLAAGAVLWGLMEWENTRTIGTMSLGDKIVHSLFASVMTRSGGFNLVDQNHMDSTTMLLSDALMFAGGGSASTAGGIKVTTIAVMFLAIVAEARGDSDVKIYGRTIPEGTMRVAISVIVAGATLVSVSAFLLLQISGASLDRVLFETISAFATVGLSTNLSAELPPSGVYVLTVLMFAGRVGTVTLAAALALRQRSQLYHYPEERPIIG is encoded by the coding sequence ATGACGCAAAGCCAGTCGAGGTCCAAGAGCCCCTCCAGCTGGCACCCCGGCATGCCGGAGCAGGGCGACCTGTGGATTTTCACACGCCTGCGAGACTTCATTGACAACATCGCGAACACCTCGCCGGCCCGCCTCGCGCTGACGACGTTCGGTGTCGTGATCCTGATCTTCACAACCCTCCTCTCGCTCCCGGCGGCCTCCGCGACCGGCCAGCCGACGCCGCTGCACCAGGCCCTGTTCACGGCTGTGTCCGCAGTCTGCGTCACCGGCCTGACCGTCGTCTCCACCGCCGTGTACTGGTCCTTCTTCGGCCAGCTCGTCATCCTGGTCGGCATCTTCGTCGGCGGCCTGGGCACCCTGACCCTGGCGTCGCTGCTGGCCCTGATGGTCAGCAAGAAACTGGGTGTCCGCGGCAAGCTGATCGCCCAGGAGGCCATGAACAATGCCGGGCGGCTGGGCGAGGTGGGTACCCTGCTGCGGATTGTCATCGTCACGTCCGTTGTCATCGAGGGCGTCCTTGCCCTAGCCCTGGTCTCCCGGTTCCTGACGCTTGGGGAAAGCTTCGGCCAGTCCGTATGGCACGGTGTTTTCTACGCGATTTCGGCGTTCAACAACGCCGGTTTCACGCCCCATTCGGACGGCATCGTCCCGTACGAGACGGACCTGTGGATCCTCATCCCCCTGATGGTCGGCGTCTTCCTCGGCAGCCTGGGCTTCCCCGTGGTCATGGTGCTGCAGCAGAACGGCCTCCGGTGGAAGAAATGGAACCTGCACACCAAGCTGACCATCCAGGTTTCCCTCATCCTCCTCGCCGCCGGCGCGGTGCTCTGGGGCCTGATGGAGTGGGAGAACACACGCACCATCGGCACCATGAGCCTCGGCGACAAGATCGTCCACTCGCTTTTCGCCTCGGTGATGACCCGGTCCGGCGGCTTCAACCTGGTGGACCAGAACCATATGGATTCCACCACCATGCTGCTCTCCGACGCCCTCATGTTTGCCGGCGGCGGTTCGGCGTCCACGGCCGGCGGCATCAAGGTGACAACCATCGCCGTGATGTTCCTCGCGATCGTGGCCGAAGCCCGCGGCGACTCCGATGTGAAGATCTACGGGCGCACCATCCCCGAGGGGACCATGCGGGTGGCCATCTCGGTAATCGTTGCCGGTGCCACGCTCGTCTCCGTCTCGGCCTTCCTGCTCCTGCAGATCAGCGGGGCGTCCCTGGACCGGGTCCTCTTTGAAACCATTTCAGCCTTCGCCACGGTGGGCCTCAGCACCAACCTCAGTGCCGAGCTGCCGCCGTCGGGGGTCTATGTCCTCACCGTCCTGATGTTCGCCGGGCGCGTCGGGACCGTCACCCTTGCCGCCGCCCTGGCCCTGCGCCAGCGCAGCCAGCTGTACCACTACCCGGAAGAGAGACCGATCATTGGCTAG
- a CDS encoding acetoin utilization protein AcuC, giving the protein MTFLPGPAQTALPTMVVWDPAMTAYNFGHSHPMAPERMELTARLARSLGLLDLDHVTVAAPEVASDEELGTVHSVEYVAAVRRVSADPDTPDLKRGLGTEDDPAFAGMHEASARLAGGSLLAAAAILDGSAVRAVNFGGGMHHAARERASGFCIYNDAALAIQKLLDGGLQRVAYVDVDAHHGDGTQSIFWDDPRVLTISLHETGLTLFPGTGYANEIGGPNAQGTAVNVALPAGTGDSGWLRAFHAVVPQLIGAFEPEVIVSQHGCDSHRLDPLTHLNISVDGQREAATAIGNLAARYCDNRWISTGGGGYNVITVVPRSWSHLIGIAAGRPVPLRTPVPEDWRTYVKEHYFAKYGVEAPHFMGDDVDLWWRSWEVGFDPNDEVDRTVMATRKEVFPLYGLDPWFD; this is encoded by the coding sequence ATGACATTCCTGCCCGGACCCGCTCAGACCGCATTGCCAACGATGGTGGTGTGGGATCCGGCCATGACCGCGTACAACTTCGGCCACTCCCACCCGATGGCACCGGAGCGCATGGAGCTCACGGCCCGGCTGGCACGGAGCCTGGGACTGCTGGATCTGGACCACGTCACGGTGGCGGCCCCCGAAGTGGCCAGCGACGAGGAACTGGGTACTGTGCACAGCGTGGAATATGTCGCTGCAGTCCGCCGCGTCAGCGCGGACCCGGACACCCCCGACTTGAAGCGCGGGCTGGGGACCGAGGACGACCCGGCCTTCGCCGGCATGCACGAGGCCAGCGCCCGGCTGGCCGGCGGCTCCCTGCTGGCGGCCGCCGCAATCCTGGACGGCAGCGCGGTCCGCGCGGTGAACTTCGGCGGAGGCATGCACCACGCCGCGCGCGAGCGCGCGAGCGGCTTCTGCATCTACAACGACGCCGCCCTGGCCATCCAGAAGCTGCTCGACGGTGGCCTGCAGCGCGTGGCGTATGTCGACGTCGACGCCCACCACGGCGACGGCACACAAAGCATCTTCTGGGACGATCCGCGGGTGCTGACGATTTCGCTGCATGAGACCGGGCTGACCCTGTTCCCCGGTACCGGGTACGCCAACGAGATCGGCGGCCCGAACGCTCAGGGTACCGCCGTGAACGTGGCGCTCCCCGCCGGCACGGGGGATTCCGGCTGGCTCCGGGCGTTCCACGCCGTCGTGCCGCAGCTCATCGGCGCCTTCGAGCCGGAGGTCATTGTCAGCCAGCACGGCTGCGACTCGCACCGGCTGGATCCGCTCACGCACCTGAACATCAGCGTGGACGGCCAGCGCGAGGCCGCCACCGCGATCGGCAACCTCGCCGCGCGCTACTGTGACAACCGCTGGATCTCCACCGGCGGCGGCGGGTACAACGTCATCACCGTGGTGCCGCGCTCGTGGTCCCACCTGATCGGGATCGCGGCCGGACGGCCGGTCCCGCTCCGCACCCCGGTCCCGGAAGACTGGCGCACGTATGTCAAGGAACACTATTTTGCCAAGTACGGTGTCGAGGCGCCGCACTTCATGGGGGACGACGTGGACCTGTGGTGGCGTTCCTGGGAAGTGGGCTTCGATCCCAACGACGAAGTGGACCGTACGGTGATGGCAACGCGCAAGGAAGTCTTCCCGCTTTACGGCCTGGACCCCTGGTTCGACTGA
- a CDS encoding metalloregulator ArsR/SmtB family transcription factor → MVTDDVFAVIAEATRRDILVSLRKGDKAVGELVQELEASQPTISKHLKVLREADLVSMRAQGQKRYYALNPKPLAGIASWLETFDVGPAARAEASPARLPDTRPQATPDTLAAAATDPVPAASQRPAAGLADRPAGGPLSPAVVIPLGPAGEGKRPQQIGRTVGRAATKAADLLANLPKFGRKK, encoded by the coding sequence ATGGTGACAGACGACGTATTTGCCGTCATTGCTGAGGCAACCCGGCGTGACATTCTGGTGTCCCTCCGCAAGGGGGACAAGGCAGTGGGGGAACTGGTCCAGGAGCTTGAGGCAAGCCAGCCCACCATTTCCAAACATCTCAAGGTGCTCCGGGAAGCGGACCTCGTGAGTATGCGCGCCCAGGGCCAGAAGCGCTACTACGCGCTGAATCCCAAGCCGCTGGCCGGGATCGCCAGCTGGCTGGAGACGTTCGACGTCGGCCCGGCGGCCCGGGCCGAGGCGTCGCCGGCGCGGCTGCCGGACACCCGGCCCCAGGCCACCCCGGACACCCTGGCCGCCGCTGCCACGGATCCTGTCCCGGCCGCTTCACAACGTCCGGCCGCAGGGCTCGCCGACCGCCCGGCTGGCGGCCCGCTGAGCCCCGCCGTCGTCATCCCGCTGGGACCGGCAGGCGAGGGCAAGCGGCCGCAGCAGATCGGCCGGACGGTCGGCCGGGCCGCCACCAAGGCTGCCGACCTGCTGGCCAACCTGCCGAAATTCGGCCGCAAGAAGTAG